A region of Haliotis asinina isolate JCU_RB_2024 chromosome 9, JCU_Hal_asi_v2, whole genome shotgun sequence DNA encodes the following proteins:
- the LOC137296163 gene encoding leukocyte receptor cluster member 9-like, producing MAATNTQQAEEAAAIKAAHPGRCRVMTDVGRFTHVVTVQPMNMDATIKFQLEASYPSKVPTVTVRSEALSDDDKLELQKYLVEEAEVSLNTPMIQSLVDKAIIWLKSNGMRSGKSGRSSDAQSATRTHGKKRKGKKKVVDDVVEEKLVSMKTADDVIKRIMWDGTLQSDDFLVGYWDRFRGIMEKYFSAFSWEDIASVDYTVLAIPKHRIQYFKYKTEIVWDKGSRLDNVFGSTGSKLTITDVIERYEKNRQNQDQEEDHDEDKDEDKDVDEDEDSDSDSDDGITVTIGGISSGTSIQKPTSDTNHYVAGGSKVDDWQTDNEFNPFWKDKLRPNYFVAVRVTDQEVLENLESVQDYILENEPRYSSCCIPGASLHITLCTLGLDTPEQVSNAVQALQKMKSDLKASVPKEPLRLVGVGNFFNRVIYAKVQCPETFVPFVDHVKMCLNEAGVDIRDGYEFVPHMTIMKTTRPVSRLMGTKEVSPFLYDGFADMTFGSQTIDAIHLCSMETERREDGFYLSPCHIDFTHSE from the exons ATGGCGGCCACTAACACTCAACAAGCAGAAGAAGCTGCAGCCATCAAAGCTGCCCACCCAGGTCGATGTCGTGTGATGACTGATGTTGGCAGATTCACTCATGTGGTCACAGTTCAACCCATGAATATGGATGCAACCATCAAATTCCAGCTTGAAG CTTCATATCCAAGCAAGGTTCCAACTGTAACTGTGAGATCCGAGGCTCTTTCTGATGATGACAAATTGGAACTACAGAAATATCTCGTGGAGGAAGCAGAGGTTAGTCTCAACACACCAATGATTCAGTCTCTGGTGGACAAGGCTATCATCTGGCTCAAGAGCAATGGAATGAGATCAGGGAAGTCAGGACGCTCAAGTGATGCTCAGTCTGCCACCAGGACCCATGGGAAGAAAAGGAAGGGAAAGAAAAAGGTCGTTGATGATGTTGTAGAGGAGAAGTTGGTGTCCATGAAGACGGCTGATGATGTTATAAAGCGTATCATGTGGGATGGCACCCTGCAGAGTGATGACTTCCTTGTTGGATACTGGGATCGTTTCCGTGGAATCATGGAGAAGTACTTCTCCGCCTTCTCCTGGGAGGACATTGCATCTGTTGACTACACTGTGCTGGCCATACCTAAGCACAGGATCCAGTACTTCAAATATAAAACCGAGATCGTTTGGGACAAGGGGTCCAGACTGGACAATGTGTTTGGGTCAACGGGGAGTAAACTGACCATCACAGATGTCATTGAGAGATACGAGAAGAACCGACAGAATCAGGACCAGGAAGAAGACCATGATGAAGACAAGGATGAAGACAAGGATGTGGATGAAGATGAAGACAGTGACAGCGACAGCGATGATGGCATCACTGTAACTATTGGTGGCATCAGTAGCGGTACATCAATCCAGAAACCTACATCAGACACCAACCACTATGTTGCTGGAGGAAGCAAAGTTGATGACTGGCAAACTGATAATGAGTTCAATCCTTTCTGGAAGGACAAACTGCGACCAAACTACTTTGTAGCTGTGAGGGTGACAGACCAGGAGGTGCTGGAGAACCTTGAGAGTGTCCAGGACTACATTCTGGAGAATGAACCACGGTACAGCAGCTGTTGTATTCCTGGAGCCTCCCTCCACATCACGCTATGCACCCTGGGACTTGACACACCTGAGCAAGTCAGTAATGCTGTGCAGGCTCTCCAGAAAATGAAGTCGGACTTGAAAGCCTCTGTCCCAAAAGAGCCACTGAGGCTTGTTGGGGTGGGCAACTTCTTCAACAGAGTCATCTATGCCAAGGTGCAATGCCCAGAAACATTCGTCCCATTTGTGGACCATGTAAAGATGTGTTTGAACGAAGCTGGTGTGGACATTCGGGACGGGTATGAGTTTGTTCCACACATGACCATCATGAAGACAACACGACCAGTCTCTCGGCTGATGGGAACGAAGGAAGTCAGCCCGTTTCTCTACGATGGTTTCGCTGATATGACATTTGGTTCACAGACCATAGATGCCATCCATCTTTGCTCTATGGAAACGGAGAGGAGAGAGGATGGTTTCTACTTGTCTCCCTGTCACATCGACTTCACACACTCAGAATAA